The window ATCTTTTTTTAGTAGTTATTTTTTAGAGCAATTGTTATCTGTAGATAATATTTTAATATGGTTTTTATTATTTCGTCATTTTTCAATACCAATAATTTATCATCGTAAGGTACTGGTGTATGGTTTATTAGGAGCAACAGTATTCCGTATAATGATTATTTTTTTTGGAAATTGGTTTTTGTATAAATATAATTGGATACTTTATGTTTTTGGTATTATTGTTTTATATACTGGTGTTAAAATGATATTTCTTAAAAATAATAATACTGTAATTTTACCTAAAAATAGAAGGATAGTTTGGATTTATAGAATATTAAGAATTACCTCTGAGTTAAAAAAAGATAAATTTTTTTTATGGGAAAATGGTGTATTTTTTTTTACTCCTTTATTTCTAGTTTCTATTTTAATTGAACTAAGTGATATTATTTTTGCTATAGATAGTATTTCAGCTGTATTTTCTATAACTACAGATCCTTTTATTATTATTACTTCTAATTTATTATCTATATTTAATTTACGTTCTATGTATTTTTTATTATCTTTTTTAGAAACAGAAATTAATTTTATTAAATATGGTATTGGATTTGTATTAATATTTATTGGTTTTAAAATTTTATTTGGAAAATTTTTATGTATTTCAGAATATTTTTATATGATAATCATAGGTTTTTTTTTAATCATAAGTATTTTTTTAAATATTTTTTACATAGTAAAAAAAATGTTTTTTAAAAAAAAGTAATATTAAAATTTTGAGAATATAATATTTTATACTGATATGTTTGTATAATAAGATAATAAAATTAATGTATTTTAGATCAAAATAATATTGTTTATTTGATTTTATATTATACTAAATGAGTATTATAGATACCAAAAATATGAAAAAAAAGAATGTTTTACATATTAATACATCTTTATCTATGTGGTTAAAATATGTTAAAAAATTAAATATAAAAAATAATCATTGTGGATTAGAAAATTGTTTTTTTATAGCAAAAAAAATGGATTTATTAAATTTCTGTTCTTTTGTTTTTATTATTGGTGGAACAAACGGGAAAGGGACTACTTGTTTTATATTAGAACGTATATTTTTGTCTTCTGGTTATCGTGTGGGATTATATACATCACCTCATTTATTTAAATATCATGAAAGAATTCGTATTAATGGTAAATATTTAAGTGATATTGAACATACGTGTGCATTTTTTGAAATAGAATGTTTTAGAAAAAAATTATCTTTGTCATATTTTGAGTTTATTACATTATCTGCATTAGTATTATTTAAAAAATGTAAATTAGATATAATAATACTTGAGGTAGGTTTAGGAGGAAGATTAGATGCTACAAATATCGTAAATTCTGATATATCTGTTATTACGAACATAGGAATTGATCACATTTCTCATTTAGGTTTTACTAGATCTAATATTGGATACGAAAAAGCACATATTGCTAAGAAAAATAAATATATAATTGTTGGAGAAAAAGAGATTCCTGATAGTTTCTTACAAGTTATTAAAATAAAAGAAGCAATTTTAAAAAAAATTAATTTAGATTGGTGGATAACTTATGAAAAAAATAATTGGAATTATCT of the Buchnera aphidicola (Pemphigus immunis) genome contains:
- the folC gene encoding bifunctional tetrahydrofolate synthase/dihydrofolate synthase, with translation MKKKNVLHINTSLSMWLKYVKKLNIKNNHCGLENCFFIAKKMDLLNFCSFVFIIGGTNGKGTTCFILERIFLSSGYRVGLYTSPHLFKYHERIRINGKYLSDIEHTCAFFEIECFRKKLSLSYFEFITLSALVLFKKCKLDIIILEVGLGGRLDATNIVNSDISVITNIGIDHISHLGFTRSNIGYEKAHIAKKNKYIIVGEKEIPDSFLQVIKIKEAILKKINLDWWITYEKNNWNYLSDEINLHYLPYPKVSLENVSTALTALFHSPFNINKNVIIDTIKNITLPGRFQILSNDPKVILDVAHNPHAVLHLSQKIKNIKSIGKIYAIMGVLKDKDISGMILNLESLVDYWYFIPINRDRGINSMSQLTNILPKNFNVLENFKSAWYSINVKVKKEDMILIFGSFYLVSEAIRVINLNI
- a CDS encoding TerC family protein, whose translation is MHTIGTPFLWITFSMLSIVMILSEIVLQKTKIFIKKPLKSSILFSLLWLSVVFLFSIILWFSVKKNININIANVTTLSFFSSYFLEQLLSVDNILIWFLLFRHFSIPIIYHRKVLVYGLLGATVFRIMIIFFGNWFLYKYNWILYVFGIIVLYTGVKMIFLKNNNTVILPKNRRIVWIYRILRITSELKKDKFFLWENGVFFFTPLFLVSILIELSDIIFAIDSISAVFSITTDPFIIITSNLLSIFNLRSMYFLLSFLETEINFIKYGIGFVLIFIGFKILFGKFLCISEYFYMIIIGFFLIISIFLNIFYIVKKMFFKKK